The following are from one region of the Nymphaea colorata isolate Beijing-Zhang1983 chromosome 7, ASM883128v2, whole genome shotgun sequence genome:
- the LOC116257434 gene encoding zinc finger protein BRUTUS-like isoform X4, translating into MATPLAGLQHNDRVLSAQMAGPIGNSAVDSAPSSPSPPPSPSPSPSLPPPPSPSSLVSPASAPVKENLLNSSHRSPILMFLFFHKAIRSELDQLHRASLDLATDYGGDINALLGRYHFLRMIYKHHVIAEDEVIFPALDIRVKNVARTYSLEHKGETDLFDHLFELLSSNLLDNESFRRELAGCTRAIQTSLTQHMSKEEEQVFPLLIEKFSFKEQATLVWQFLCSIPVSMMAEFLPWISSSLSTEEKHDMRKCLFKIVPEEMLLQEVVFNWMDGKHTTKFSKSGEESQIKNAVDTYGSPKISKRKQVDPIAPSPGPCPIDEILHWHNAINRELQDIAVEARKIQLSGDFSDLSMFNDRLHFIADVCIFHSIAEDRIIFPAVDMKVKRGVSFVMEHEEEENQFNEIRSLIEDIQNAEANSTTADFYSKLCAQADQIMDTVRNHFQNEEREVLPLAREHFSHMEQRELLYNSLCVMPLKLVERALPWLVGSLNEQEAKAVLQNMHLAAPQSDVALVTLFSGWACKGRVHDPPGAGGFICLSSDQVGGCPLRKLNGVDDDTKGQCFACVSSSMSKEASCRLVDECIRPPKRANCAEKHDNLQDLDHSEVVNSQKACSTKPCCVPGLGVGSTNRGKSSITTAKCLRSMSFNSSAPHLSSSLFMWQSEMGSSGIGQASRPIDNIFQFHKAIRKDLEYLDVESGKLTDCDEKFLHHFIGRFRLLWGLYRAHSNAEDEIVFPALEAKESLHNVSHSYTIDHKQEENLFADISAVLSELSQLHDDFNDVKHCRDDIISEFVKSDFNDAHWTRKHNDLATKIQGMCKSLRVALDQHVFREELELWPLFDRHFTVEEQDKIVGRIIGTTGAEVLQSMLPWVTAALTQEEQNQMMDTWKNATRNTMFNEWLSEWWKENPGSSSSRASDGNDFQENLDQHDQKFKPGWNNIFRMNQNELESEIRKVSRDSSLDPRRKAYLIQNLMTSRWIASQQKQTQTEEATVNGDDIPGCSPSFRDEENEIFGCEHYKRNCKLVAACCSKLFTCRFCHDKVSDHSMDRKATTEMMCMKCLKLQPVGPTCVTPSCDGFSMAKYFCNICKFLDDERTVYHCPFCNLCRVGKGLGVDFFHCMTCNCCLGMQLVEHKCREKGLEANCPICCDFLFTSSASVKALPCGHFMHSACFQAYTCSHYTCPICCKSLGDMAVYFGMLDALLAAEELPDEYKDRYQEVLCNDCEKKGMSPFHWLYHKCGFCGSYNTRVV; encoded by the exons ATGGCGACGCCGTTGGCGGGGCTGCAGCACAACGACAGGGTGCTCTCTGCGCAGATGGCGGGCCCCATTGGCAACTCTGCCGTGGACTCTGCACCGTCTTCtccgtctcctcctccttctccttctccttctccttctcttcctcctcctccttctccgtCGTCGTTGGTGTCTCCGGCCTCGGCGCCTGTGAAGGAGAACCTTCTCAATTCCTCTCACCGGTCGCCAATCCTCAtgttcctcttcttccacaagGCCATCCGTTCGGAGCTCGACCAACTCCATCGCGCCTCTCTCGACTTGGCCACCGACTATGGTGGCGACATCAACGCCCTTCTTGGCCGCTACCACTTCCTCCGGATGATATACAAGCACCATGTCATCGCCGAGGATGAG GTGATTTTTCCAGCCCTTGACATACGTGTGAAAAATGTAGCTAGAACATACTCATTGGAGCATAAAGGGGAGACAGACCTTTTTGACCACTTGTTTGAATTATTAAGCTCTAATTTGCTAGATAATGAGAGTTTCAGGAGAGAATTGGCGGGATGCACAAGGGCCATTCAGACATCTCTTACTCAGCACATGTCCAAGGAAGAAGAACAG GTCTTCCCTTTGCTTATTGAGAAGTTTTCGTTTAAAGAGCAGGCCACATTAGTTTGGCAATTTTTGTGTAGTATTCCAGTGAGCATGATGGCTGAATTTCTGCCATggatctcttcttctctttcaacaGAGGAGAAGCATGACATGCGAAAATGCTTATTCAAGATAGTTCCTGAAGAAATGCTTCTTCAAGAG GTTGTATTCAACTGGATGGATGGAAAACACACTACCAAGTTCAGCAAATCGGGTGAAGAAtctcaaataaaaaatgcaGTAGATACATACGGATCTCCAAAAATCAGTAAAAGGAAACAAGTTGATCCCATCGCTCCAAGTCCGGGTCCATGCCCTATTGATGAAATTTTGCATTGGCATAATGCCATTAACAGGGAGTTGCAAGATATTGCAGTGGAAGCAAGGAAAATACAACTATCAGGAGATTTCTCTGATCTGTCAATGTTTAATGACAGATTACACTTTATTGCTGATGTCTGCATTTTTCAcag TATTGCTGAAGATAGGATCATCTTTCCAGCTGTTGATATGAAAGTCAAAAGAGGAGTTTCTTTTGTCATGgagcatgaagaagaagaaaatcaattcAATGAGATTAGGTCCCTCATTGAAGATATTCAAAATGCAGAGGCCAATTCAACTACAGCTGACTTTTACAGTAAATTATGTGCACAAGCTGATCAAATAATGGATACCGTACGGAATCACTTTCAAAATGAGGAACGTGAG GTACTCCCCCTTGCACGTGAACATTTCAGTCACATGGAGCAACGAGAGCTTCTGTATAATAGCCTTTGTGTCATGCCACTGAAATTGGTGGAGCGTGCCTTACCATGGTTAGTTGGCTCATTAAATGAACAAGAAGCAAAAGCTGTTCTCCAGAATATGCATTTGGCAG CTCCTCAATCTGATGTAGCACTTGTTACACTTTTTTCTGGCTGGGCATGCAAAGGGCGTGTTCATGATCCACCTGGTGCTGGAGGATTCATATGTCTATCTTCGGATCAAGTTGGTGGCTGCCCactaagaaaattgaatggggTTGATGATGATACCAAGGGACAATGTTTTGCATGTGTTTCTTCATCCATGTCCAAAGAGGCATCCTGTCGATTGGTTGACGAATGTATAAGACCACCAAAACGTGCCAATTGTGCAGAAAAGCATGACAATCTTCAAGATCTTGACCATTCTGAAGTAGTCAATTCTCAGAAGGCTTGTTCTACGAAACCCTGCTGTGTTCCAGGATTGGGTGTGGGCAGCACTAATCGTGGAAAAAGTTCAATTACTACTGCAAAATGCTTGCGTTCCATGTCCTTTAATTCCTCTGCTCCACATCTTTCCTCCAGCCTTTTTATGTGGCAATCAGAGATGGGCTCCTCTGGCATTGGACAAGCTTCAAGGCCCATTGACAACATTTTCCAGTTCCACAAAGCCATCAGAAAAGATTTGGAGTATTTGGATGTTGAATCTGGGAAGCTCACTGACTGTGATGAGAAATTTCTCCACCATTTCATTGGACGGTTTCGACTTTTGTGGGGTTTATACAGGGCTCACAGTAACGCAGAAGATGAGATTGTATTTCCCGCTTTGGAAGCTAAGGAATCACTTCACAATGTTAGCCACTCCTATACCATTGATCATAAGCAGGAGGAAAACTTATTTGCTGATATATCAGCTGTTCTTTCTGAGCTGTCACAACTACACGATGACTTTAATGATGTCAAACATTGCAGGGATGATATTATAAGTGAATTTGTTAAATCTGATTTTAATGATGCCCATTGGACCAGAAAGCACAATGATCTTGCAACAAAAATTCAGGGAATGTGCAAATCATTAAGAGTTGCACTCGACCAGCACGTCTTCAGAGAAGAGCTTGAATTGTGGCCATTATTTGATAGACATTTCACTGTTGAAGAGCAGGATAAGATTGTTGGTCGAATTATTGGGACCACAGGAGCAGAGGTACTTCAATCTATGTTGCCATGGGTGACTGCTGCCCTCACTCAGGAGGAGCAAAATCAAATGATGGACACTTGGAAGAATGCAACGAGAAATACCATGTTTAATGAGTGGCTGAGTGAATGGTGGAAAGAAAACCCTGGGAGTTCTTCATCTAGAGCTTCAGATG GTAATGACTTCCAGGAAAATCTGGACCAACATGACCAGAAATTCAAGCCAGGGTGGAACAATATTTTCAGAATGAATCAAAATGAGCTTGAGTCAGAAATAAGGAAAGTGTCTCGAGATTCATCATTAGACCCACGAAGAAAGGCATATCTTATTCAAAATCTTATGACGAG TCGCTGGATAGCATCCCAGCAGAAGCAAACTCAGACTGAAGAAGCAACTGTAAATGGTGATGACATACCTGGTTGCTCCCCATCATTTCGTGATGAGGAGAATGAGATATTCGGTTGCGAACATTATAAAAGGAACTGTAAGCTTGTTGCTGCATGCTGCAGCAAGTTGTTCACATGTAGATTCTGTCATGACAAAGTCAGTGATCATTCAATGGACAG GAAAGCAACAACTGAGATGATGTGTATGAAATGTTTGAAACTTCAACCTGTTGGGCCAACATGTGTGACACCATCCTGTGATGGATTTTCTATGGCAAAGTACTTTTGCAACATTTGCAAATTTTTGGATGATGAAAG GACTGTATATCATTGTCCTTTTTGTAATCTATGCCGTGTTGGTAAGGGGCTTGGTGTTGATTTCTTTCATTGTATGACTTGCAATTGTTGCCTGGGAATGCAATTGGTAGAACATAAATGCCGAGAAAAAGGGTTGGAGGCAAATTGTCCAATTTGTTGTGATTTCCTCTTTACTTCAAGTGCATCAGTGAAGGCTCTTCCTTGTGGTCATTTCATGCACTCAGCTTGCTTTCAG GCATATACGTGCTCTCACTATACCTGTCCAATTTGCTGCAAGTCTTTGGGAGACATGGCT GTCTACTTTGGCATGCTTGACGCCTTGTTAGCTGCAGAAGAGCTTCCTGACGAATACAAAGACCGATACCAG GAGGTTCTCTGTAATGACTGTGAGAAGAAGGGAATGTCCCCCTTCCACTGGTTGTATCATAAATGCGGATTTTGTGGTTCATATAATACTAGAGTAGTCTAA
- the LOC116257434 gene encoding zinc finger protein BRUTUS-like isoform X3 — MATPLAGLQHNDRVLSAQMAGPIGNSAVDSAPSSPSPPPSPSPSPSLPPPPSPSSLVSPASAPVKENLLNSSHRSPILMFLFFHKAIRSELDQLHRASLDLATDYGGDINALLGRYHFLRMIYKHHVIAEDEVIFPALDIRVKNVARTYSLEHKGETDLFDHLFELLSSNLLDNESFRRELAGCTRAIQTSLTQHMSKEEEQVFPLLIEKFSFKEQATLVWQFLCSIPVSMMAEFLPWISSSLSTEEKHDMRKCLFKIVPEEMLLQEVVFNWMDGKHTTKFSKSGEESQIKNAVDTYGSPKISKRKQVDPIAPSPGPCPIDEILHWHNAINRELQDIAVEARKIQLSGDFSDLSMFNDRLHFIADVCIFHSIAEDRIIFPAVDMKVKRGVSFVMEHEEEENQFNEIRSLIEDIQNAEANSTTADFYSKLCAQADQIMDTVRNHFQNEEREVLPLAREHFSHMEQRELLYNSLCVMPLKLVERALPWLVGSLNEQEAKAVLQNMHLAAPQSDVALVTLFSGWACKGRVHDPPGAGGFICLSSDQVGGCPLRKLNGVDDDTKGQCFACVSSSMSKEASCRLVDECIRPPKRANCAEKHDNLQDLDHSEVVNSQKACSTKPCCVPGLGVGSTNRGKSSITTAKCLRSMSFNSSAPHLSSSLFMWQSEMGSSGIGQASRPIDNIFQFHKAIRKDLEYLDVESGKLTDCDEKFLHHFIGRFRLLWGLYRAHSNAEDEIVFPALEAKESLHNVSHSYTIDHKQEENLFADISAVLSELSQLHDDFNDVKHCRDDIISEFVKSDFNDAHWTRKHNDLATKIQGMCKSLRVALDQHVFREELELWPLFDRHFTVEEQDKIVGRIIGTTGAEVLQSMLPWVTAALTQEEQNQMMDTWKNATRNTMFNEWLSEWWKENPGSSSSRASDGSVPEKGNDFQENLDQHDQKFKPGWNNIFRMNQNELESEIRKVSRDSSLDPRRKAYLIQNLMTSRWIASQQKQTQTEEATVNGDDIPGCSPSFRDEENEIFGCEHYKRNCKLVAACCSKLFTCRFCHDKVSDHSMDRKATTEMMCMKCLKLQPVGPTCVTPSCDGFSMAKYFCNICKFLDDERTVYHCPFCNLCRVGKGLGVDFFHCMTCNCCLGMQLVEHKCREKGLEANCPICCDFLFTSSASVKALPCGHFMHSACFQAYTCSHYTCPICCKSLGDMAVYFGMLDALLAAEELPDEYKDRYQEVLCNDCEKKGMSPFHWLYHKCGFCGSYNTRVV, encoded by the exons ATGGCGACGCCGTTGGCGGGGCTGCAGCACAACGACAGGGTGCTCTCTGCGCAGATGGCGGGCCCCATTGGCAACTCTGCCGTGGACTCTGCACCGTCTTCtccgtctcctcctccttctccttctccttctccttctcttcctcctcctccttctccgtCGTCGTTGGTGTCTCCGGCCTCGGCGCCTGTGAAGGAGAACCTTCTCAATTCCTCTCACCGGTCGCCAATCCTCAtgttcctcttcttccacaagGCCATCCGTTCGGAGCTCGACCAACTCCATCGCGCCTCTCTCGACTTGGCCACCGACTATGGTGGCGACATCAACGCCCTTCTTGGCCGCTACCACTTCCTCCGGATGATATACAAGCACCATGTCATCGCCGAGGATGAG GTGATTTTTCCAGCCCTTGACATACGTGTGAAAAATGTAGCTAGAACATACTCATTGGAGCATAAAGGGGAGACAGACCTTTTTGACCACTTGTTTGAATTATTAAGCTCTAATTTGCTAGATAATGAGAGTTTCAGGAGAGAATTGGCGGGATGCACAAGGGCCATTCAGACATCTCTTACTCAGCACATGTCCAAGGAAGAAGAACAG GTCTTCCCTTTGCTTATTGAGAAGTTTTCGTTTAAAGAGCAGGCCACATTAGTTTGGCAATTTTTGTGTAGTATTCCAGTGAGCATGATGGCTGAATTTCTGCCATggatctcttcttctctttcaacaGAGGAGAAGCATGACATGCGAAAATGCTTATTCAAGATAGTTCCTGAAGAAATGCTTCTTCAAGAG GTTGTATTCAACTGGATGGATGGAAAACACACTACCAAGTTCAGCAAATCGGGTGAAGAAtctcaaataaaaaatgcaGTAGATACATACGGATCTCCAAAAATCAGTAAAAGGAAACAAGTTGATCCCATCGCTCCAAGTCCGGGTCCATGCCCTATTGATGAAATTTTGCATTGGCATAATGCCATTAACAGGGAGTTGCAAGATATTGCAGTGGAAGCAAGGAAAATACAACTATCAGGAGATTTCTCTGATCTGTCAATGTTTAATGACAGATTACACTTTATTGCTGATGTCTGCATTTTTCAcag TATTGCTGAAGATAGGATCATCTTTCCAGCTGTTGATATGAAAGTCAAAAGAGGAGTTTCTTTTGTCATGgagcatgaagaagaagaaaatcaattcAATGAGATTAGGTCCCTCATTGAAGATATTCAAAATGCAGAGGCCAATTCAACTACAGCTGACTTTTACAGTAAATTATGTGCACAAGCTGATCAAATAATGGATACCGTACGGAATCACTTTCAAAATGAGGAACGTGAG GTACTCCCCCTTGCACGTGAACATTTCAGTCACATGGAGCAACGAGAGCTTCTGTATAATAGCCTTTGTGTCATGCCACTGAAATTGGTGGAGCGTGCCTTACCATGGTTAGTTGGCTCATTAAATGAACAAGAAGCAAAAGCTGTTCTCCAGAATATGCATTTGGCAG CTCCTCAATCTGATGTAGCACTTGTTACACTTTTTTCTGGCTGGGCATGCAAAGGGCGTGTTCATGATCCACCTGGTGCTGGAGGATTCATATGTCTATCTTCGGATCAAGTTGGTGGCTGCCCactaagaaaattgaatggggTTGATGATGATACCAAGGGACAATGTTTTGCATGTGTTTCTTCATCCATGTCCAAAGAGGCATCCTGTCGATTGGTTGACGAATGTATAAGACCACCAAAACGTGCCAATTGTGCAGAAAAGCATGACAATCTTCAAGATCTTGACCATTCTGAAGTAGTCAATTCTCAGAAGGCTTGTTCTACGAAACCCTGCTGTGTTCCAGGATTGGGTGTGGGCAGCACTAATCGTGGAAAAAGTTCAATTACTACTGCAAAATGCTTGCGTTCCATGTCCTTTAATTCCTCTGCTCCACATCTTTCCTCCAGCCTTTTTATGTGGCAATCAGAGATGGGCTCCTCTGGCATTGGACAAGCTTCAAGGCCCATTGACAACATTTTCCAGTTCCACAAAGCCATCAGAAAAGATTTGGAGTATTTGGATGTTGAATCTGGGAAGCTCACTGACTGTGATGAGAAATTTCTCCACCATTTCATTGGACGGTTTCGACTTTTGTGGGGTTTATACAGGGCTCACAGTAACGCAGAAGATGAGATTGTATTTCCCGCTTTGGAAGCTAAGGAATCACTTCACAATGTTAGCCACTCCTATACCATTGATCATAAGCAGGAGGAAAACTTATTTGCTGATATATCAGCTGTTCTTTCTGAGCTGTCACAACTACACGATGACTTTAATGATGTCAAACATTGCAGGGATGATATTATAAGTGAATTTGTTAAATCTGATTTTAATGATGCCCATTGGACCAGAAAGCACAATGATCTTGCAACAAAAATTCAGGGAATGTGCAAATCATTAAGAGTTGCACTCGACCAGCACGTCTTCAGAGAAGAGCTTGAATTGTGGCCATTATTTGATAGACATTTCACTGTTGAAGAGCAGGATAAGATTGTTGGTCGAATTATTGGGACCACAGGAGCAGAGGTACTTCAATCTATGTTGCCATGGGTGACTGCTGCCCTCACTCAGGAGGAGCAAAATCAAATGATGGACACTTGGAAGAATGCAACGAGAAATACCATGTTTAATGAGTGGCTGAGTGAATGGTGGAAAGAAAACCCTGGGAGTTCTTCATCTAGAGCTTCAGATGGTAGTGTTCCTGAAAAAG GTAATGACTTCCAGGAAAATCTGGACCAACATGACCAGAAATTCAAGCCAGGGTGGAACAATATTTTCAGAATGAATCAAAATGAGCTTGAGTCAGAAATAAGGAAAGTGTCTCGAGATTCATCATTAGACCCACGAAGAAAGGCATATCTTATTCAAAATCTTATGACGAG TCGCTGGATAGCATCCCAGCAGAAGCAAACTCAGACTGAAGAAGCAACTGTAAATGGTGATGACATACCTGGTTGCTCCCCATCATTTCGTGATGAGGAGAATGAGATATTCGGTTGCGAACATTATAAAAGGAACTGTAAGCTTGTTGCTGCATGCTGCAGCAAGTTGTTCACATGTAGATTCTGTCATGACAAAGTCAGTGATCATTCAATGGACAG GAAAGCAACAACTGAGATGATGTGTATGAAATGTTTGAAACTTCAACCTGTTGGGCCAACATGTGTGACACCATCCTGTGATGGATTTTCTATGGCAAAGTACTTTTGCAACATTTGCAAATTTTTGGATGATGAAAG GACTGTATATCATTGTCCTTTTTGTAATCTATGCCGTGTTGGTAAGGGGCTTGGTGTTGATTTCTTTCATTGTATGACTTGCAATTGTTGCCTGGGAATGCAATTGGTAGAACATAAATGCCGAGAAAAAGGGTTGGAGGCAAATTGTCCAATTTGTTGTGATTTCCTCTTTACTTCAAGTGCATCAGTGAAGGCTCTTCCTTGTGGTCATTTCATGCACTCAGCTTGCTTTCAG GCATATACGTGCTCTCACTATACCTGTCCAATTTGCTGCAAGTCTTTGGGAGACATGGCT GTCTACTTTGGCATGCTTGACGCCTTGTTAGCTGCAGAAGAGCTTCCTGACGAATACAAAGACCGATACCAG GAGGTTCTCTGTAATGACTGTGAGAAGAAGGGAATGTCCCCCTTCCACTGGTTGTATCATAAATGCGGATTTTGTGGTTCATATAATACTAGAGTAGTCTAA